One window of the Leptotrichia massiliensis genome contains the following:
- a CDS encoding DUF4280 domain-containing protein — translation MVNRKFNGVDIGDSAVEFFEKLAKLESGGKYDLADQKYYIGKYQIGTDVLMDMGWLPKGSTWANARFIGEGATKWKLTGKQSFLNTPAAQDEVIMRSVKMRWATLKKHKDKICKNIAVPKNAVYKAPGKVTASETKVKTIIMKKRNQGYKAEDLRGKSFLLTSSGMLAASHLCGQGAMSNALENNFKGVWGIPVDGNSMPSLLYAENLTGHDLSVIIGFKDNCEVGYKVVEKNHTQTDNKNINKQAAVQQKPKNNVSNNSQSKPVQMQKPISTSNNTKIENVENTSKVGVFTFNGQKFEEVWDSEEYKRDRSENGKAPELAFVNPEESILKRLQAKFQDENLYNQDYVKYLETKTGKKVLEENKEDINIILKMYDEATKDNENIGNVIRQHGFDVLRGREENNEVLRIQDIVYYIYSYSIPNKTSIESLEYVLSQYSAKYVKFPDKKPVNKFKKQNDYVDKIQGVIQIHVKDEEVKIEKNQLPEKYDKYMQGIKDIDEIVIKVNKKQPSELQKTRCENLIRELGENELEYEKSYLMDENGVRQFPLSRRLIDNIIIEFLKVQTGFKEENEIKYFDNHKYRDSNIVRNYLLWYIKKQKGIDLPSKSEMGLFDRLEKIGKDIRVTTVLNDWITSKSAIKVPNIRQISNLIDEVYENYRDNLDFEKDKGIVLGLFKDSKELRDYASNIDSMDLYSFYKSFYDLQNIINPTGELFVNTNCMLKCTLGKDISRLIINEDRVMLRGAKQANINDTNIQPFKSCSAIGICQPALIGTWEKNTDVKVRDKTALLDISTIQCMHGGIISIDDAGQKEVGTATTKTEEVKEAKRDADCQYKLLINICSDINNNFMQTQLKKEAQKYAKWKKYKAGVMDDMRSYFAKDVKNMLGMRKLSESEKKNKENFIKVNKAKMQIANQEVTPEKEKYLRKKIYAVFKEAYKSVKQKSGPKFDTKGVIRNHGLSLCDYERKNFYSAKMLPVITYGYLMRAGNLTITENSKRLIESELNNDINTTNTGQIKLQNYKIQSNVRQTKTIPKQRIKSSDVANWIGIGKMLYTSIKHAPTANDILNGIRKNGRSVAVCPFSQGEWDDTHNSSKSNNTAQKKTENTPKMEIKEDTAKYQSNVLNSKSSIAKSVAKNTKVESNAKSQNNTKNSQTVTSCKTCPHTGVQGKYILDVVRIEERSLGTLSTFRILDPSGREVSGFNGYVVEREGPDTIVSGRKKRIVQGMHQLRWHQRPDKIKNGKIIRKGYLAVGIFNHTENPQGLEHKRLKKKVLIHENRFVLIHPVGVSSGLEGCLAPARNYKTNGDRYVTQGSQDLFNEIIKFIKKIDEKKVVNHNELIKFRLRVSNKISK, via the coding sequence GTGGTAAACAGGAAATTTAATGGGGTAGATATTGGGGATAGTGCGGTTGAATTTTTTGAAAAATTAGCTAAGCTGGAAAGTGGAGGAAAATATGATTTAGCAGACCAAAAATACTATATTGGAAAATATCAAATAGGAACAGATGTTTTGATGGATATGGGATGGCTTCCAAAAGGATCAACTTGGGCAAATGCCAGATTTATTGGTGAAGGTGCCACAAAATGGAAGTTAACAGGAAAACAAAGTTTTTTGAATACTCCAGCAGCACAAGATGAAGTAATTATGCGTTCTGTAAAAATGAGATGGGCAACTTTGAAAAAACATAAGGATAAAATTTGTAAAAATATAGCAGTTCCTAAAAATGCAGTTTACAAAGCACCAGGAAAAGTAACTGCTTCTGAAACAAAAGTAAAAACAATAATAATGAAAAAAAGAAATCAGGGATATAAAGCAGAAGACTTAAGAGGGAAAAGTTTTTTGCTTACATCATCTGGAATGCTTGCTGCCTCACATTTATGTGGACAAGGTGCAATGTCTAATGCTTTAGAAAATAACTTTAAAGGAGTATGGGGAATACCAGTAGATGGAAATTCTATGCCTTCTCTGCTTTATGCTGAAAATTTAACAGGACATGATTTATCAGTAATTATTGGATTCAAGGATAATTGCGAAGTTGGGTATAAAGTTGTGGAGAAAAATCATACTCAGACTGATAACAAAAACATAAATAAACAGGCTGCAGTTCAGCAGAAACCTAAAAATAATGTTTCAAATAATTCTCAATCAAAACCAGTACAAATGCAAAAACCCATTTCAACTTCAAATAATACAAAAATAGAAAATGTTGAAAATACCAGCAAAGTGGGAGTATTCACATTTAATGGACAAAAATTTGAGGAAGTTTGGGATAGCGAAGAGTATAAAAGAGACAGATCTGAAAATGGAAAAGCTCCTGAATTAGCCTTTGTAAATCCTGAAGAGTCTATTCTAAAGAGACTGCAGGCTAAATTTCAAGATGAAAATCTTTATAATCAGGATTATGTAAAATATTTGGAAACTAAGACTGGAAAAAAGGTGCTGGAAGAAAATAAGGAAGATATAAATATTATTTTGAAAATGTATGATGAGGCAACAAAAGACAACGAAAACATTGGGAATGTAATAAGACAGCATGGGTTTGATGTTTTGAGGGGAAGAGAGGAGAATAATGAAGTTTTACGGATACAGGATATAGTTTATTATATTTATTCGTACTCTATTCCAAATAAAACTAGCATAGAGTCGCTGGAATACGTGCTTAGTCAATATTCAGCAAAATATGTTAAGTTTCCTGATAAAAAGCCTGTAAATAAATTTAAGAAGCAAAATGATTATGTGGATAAAATACAGGGTGTGATTCAGATACATGTGAAAGATGAGGAAGTTAAGATTGAAAAAAATCAATTACCTGAAAAATATGATAAATACATGCAAGGAATAAAGGATATTGATGAAATTGTTATAAAAGTTAATAAAAAACAACCATCAGAATTGCAAAAGACAAGATGTGAAAATTTGATACGAGAACTTGGAGAAAATGAGTTGGAATACGAAAAAAGTTATTTGATGGATGAAAACGGAGTTAGGCAATTTCCTTTGTCAAGAAGGCTGATTGATAATATAATAATTGAATTTTTGAAGGTTCAGACTGGATTTAAGGAAGAAAATGAAATTAAGTATTTTGATAACCACAAATACAGAGATAGTAACATAGTTAGAAATTACTTGTTATGGTATATAAAAAAACAGAAGGGAATAGATTTGCCTTCAAAAAGCGAAATGGGTCTATTTGACAGACTTGAAAAAATTGGAAAAGATATAAGAGTGACAACTGTTCTTAATGACTGGATAACTTCAAAATCAGCAATAAAAGTACCGAATATTAGGCAAATAAGTAATTTGATAGATGAAGTTTACGAAAATTATAGGGATAATTTGGACTTTGAAAAGGATAAAGGCATTGTTTTGGGATTATTTAAAGATAGCAAAGAATTGCGAGATTATGCATCAAATATTGATTCAATGGACTTGTATTCGTTTTATAAATCATTTTATGATTTGCAGAATATTATAAATCCTACTGGAGAATTGTTTGTAAATACTAACTGTATGTTAAAGTGTACTCTTGGAAAGGATATAAGCAGGTTAATAATAAATGAAGATAGAGTTATGCTTAGAGGAGCAAAGCAGGCAAATATAAATGATACAAATATTCAGCCTTTTAAATCATGTAGTGCTATCGGGATTTGTCAGCCAGCATTAATAGGGACATGGGAGAAAAATACAGATGTGAAAGTAAGAGACAAGACTGCATTGCTGGATATTTCGACTATACAATGTATGCATGGTGGAATAATAAGTATTGATGATGCTGGACAAAAAGAAGTGGGAACGGCAACTACCAAAACAGAAGAAGTTAAGGAAGCTAAGAGAGATGCAGATTGTCAATATAAGCTGTTAATAAATATTTGTAGCGATATAAATAATAATTTTATGCAGACACAGCTGAAAAAAGAGGCACAGAAATATGCTAAATGGAAAAAATATAAAGCTGGGGTAATGGACGATATGCGTTCTTACTTTGCAAAAGATGTAAAAAATATGCTTGGAATGAGAAAATTAAGTGAGTCTGAAAAGAAAAATAAAGAAAATTTTATAAAGGTAAACAAAGCAAAAATGCAAATTGCAAATCAAGAAGTTACCCCAGAAAAAGAAAAATATCTAAGAAAAAAAATCTATGCCGTATTCAAAGAAGCCTATAAAAGTGTAAAACAAAAATCAGGACCTAAATTTGACACAAAAGGAGTAATAAGAAATCATGGATTAAGTCTATGTGATTATGAAAGGAAAAATTTTTATTCTGCAAAAATGCTTCCAGTAATAACTTATGGATATTTAATGCGAGCTGGAAATCTAACTATAACAGAAAATTCCAAAAGATTAATCGAATCAGAATTAAATAACGATATAAATACCACAAATACGGGACAGATAAAATTGCAGAACTATAAAATACAAAGCAATGTAAGACAGACAAAAACAATTCCAAAACAAAGAATAAAATCATCAGATGTAGCAAATTGGATTGGAATTGGGAAAATGCTTTATACATCTATAAAACACGCTCCAACTGCAAATGATATTTTAAATGGAATAAGAAAAAATGGGAGAAGTGTGGCAGTATGTCCGTTCAGTCAAGGAGAGTGGGATGATACTCATAATTCATCAAAATCTAATAATACTGCACAGAAAAAAACTGAGAATACTCCTAAAATGGAAATAAAAGAGGATACAGCTAAATATCAGTCAAATGTTCTGAATTCAAAATCTAGTATTGCAAAATCTGTCGCTAAGAATACAAAAGTCGAAAGCAATGCTAAGAGTCAAAATAATACTAAAAATTCCCAAACAGTTACAAGTTGTAAAACATGTCCGCATACTGGAGTACAAGGGAAATATATTTTAGATGTTGTGAGAATAGAAGAGCGTTCATTAGGTACATTATCTACATTTCGTATATTAGATCCTAGTGGTAGGGAAGTTTCTGGATTTAATGGATATGTAGTTGAGAGAGAAGGTCCTGATACGATCGTTTCTGGTAGAAAAAAGAGAATTGTACAAGGTATGCATCAATTGAGATGGCATCAAAGACCTGATAAAATAAAAAATGGAAAAATAATACGGAAAGGGTATTTAGCAGTAGGTATTTTTAATCATACTGAAAATCCTCAAGGTTTAGAACATAAAAGATTGAAGAAAAAAGTTTTAATTCATGAAAATAGATTTGTTTTAATTCATCCAGTTGGAGTAAGTTCTGGTTTAGAAGGATGTTTGGCACCTGCAAGAAATTATAAAACAAATGGGGATAGATACGTTACACAAGGGTCTCAAGATTTATTTAATGAAATAATAAAATTTATTAAAAAAATAGATGAAAAAAAAGTTGTAAATCATAATGAACTTATAAAATTTAGATTGAGAGTATCTAATAAAATAAGCAAATAG
- a CDS encoding leucine-rich repeat domain-containing protein — translation MKKTIGMLIFMVFMACSNSNSEELKESKNIKEEMAQIQTGFKSEKSCTELGKYNINVEKIELRNRGLEEIICITNYKNLKILDLRWNKIKDVKLLENLKKLEVLKINFNQIEDIKPLLNLPNLKELWIHNNKISDIRGIGKLTKLEHLDVSFNPLKNGVEEISRLKNLKRLELREVPKEVVDYVYENYSNFMIPEKIFIEQRYPELTAKRENIAKYPNFSEFESKINSFETVKIVNSLSVKEISIDKVPKQIQETIKDYNKMIDEEEHKIKTVEGFKNKQYEIYVISLPYAYAGKSNSKIVFMKNGKEIAGDTAYLSSQLESIDGDNLFLSIVAASGAVNYAITDMKSEQMWREEFRDFGVISSKRTGKTFITASKENVVNVRESYGTDSSIIHKLANNVAVEEISNEEGWKYVYFYNKDGGYYMKGYIHKSQLK, via the coding sequence ATGAAAAAAACAATTGGAATGCTAATCTTCATGGTATTTATGGCGTGTAGTAACAGTAATAGTGAAGAATTGAAAGAAAGTAAGAACATAAAGGAAGAAATGGCACAAATTCAGACAGGGTTTAAAAGTGAAAAAAGCTGTACAGAACTAGGGAAGTATAATATTAATGTTGAAAAAATAGAATTGAGAAATAGAGGATTGGAAGAGATAATCTGCATTACAAATTACAAAAATTTAAAAATTCTTGATTTACGTTGGAATAAAATAAAAGATGTAAAATTACTGGAAAATCTAAAGAAGCTAGAAGTATTGAAAATAAATTTTAATCAGATAGAAGATATAAAACCGTTATTAAATTTACCAAATTTAAAGGAACTATGGATACATAACAATAAAATAAGCGATATTCGGGGAATTGGAAAATTAACAAAGCTGGAACATTTAGATGTAAGTTTTAATCCGTTAAAAAATGGAGTTGAGGAAATTTCTCGATTAAAAAACTTAAAAAGGTTGGAATTACGTGAAGTTCCAAAAGAAGTAGTGGATTATGTCTATGAAAATTATAGTAATTTTATGATTCCTGAAAAAATATTTATTGAGCAAAGGTATCCAGAACTTACTGCAAAGAGAGAAAATATAGCAAAATATCCTAATTTTTCAGAATTTGAAAGTAAAATAAATAGTTTTGAAACTGTTAAAATTGTAAATAGTCTTTCTGTAAAAGAAATTTCAATAGATAAAGTTCCAAAACAAATTCAAGAAACAATAAAAGATTATAATAAGATGATTGACGAAGAAGAGCATAAAATAAAAACGGTGGAAGGTTTTAAAAATAAACAATATGAAATATATGTTATTTCATTGCCGTATGCTTATGCTGGAAAGTCAAATAGTAAAATAGTTTTTATGAAAAATGGAAAAGAAATTGCAGGTGATACGGCATATCTAAGTTCACAATTAGAAAGTATTGACGGAGATAATCTATTTTTATCAATAGTTGCGGCAAGTGGTGCGGTAAATTATGCAATAACAGATATGAAAAGTGAGCAGATGTGGAGGGAAGAATTTAGGGATTTTGGAGTAATATCATCTAAGAGAACAGGTAAAACTTTTATTACGGCTTCAAAGGAAAATGTTGTTAATGTAAGGGAAAGTTATGGTACAGACAGTTCAATAATTCATAAATTAGCAAATAATGTAGCAGTTGAGGAAATTTCAAATGAAGAAGGATGGAAATATGTTTATTTTTATAATAAAGATGGAGGATATTATATGAAGGGGTATATACATAAGAGCCAGTTAAAATAG
- the ribH gene encoding 6,7-dimethyl-8-ribityllumazine synthase: MRTFEGKFDGRDVRIAIVAGRFNEFITSKLVGGALDVLKRNDVSEENIDIAWVPGAFEIPLIAKKLANTQKYDAIITLGAVIKGSTPHFDYVCAEVSKGVAQISLQSELPVIFGVLTTNNIEEAIERAGTKAGNKGADAAFSAIEMINLIKEIG; the protein is encoded by the coding sequence ATGAGAACTTTTGAAGGAAAATTTGATGGAAGAGATGTAAGAATAGCGATTGTGGCTGGAAGATTTAACGAGTTTATTACTTCCAAATTAGTTGGCGGAGCTTTGGATGTATTGAAGAGAAATGATGTTTCTGAAGAAAATATTGATATTGCTTGGGTTCCAGGAGCTTTTGAAATACCATTAATTGCAAAAAAATTAGCAAATACACAAAAATACGATGCAATAATTACTCTTGGAGCTGTTATAAAAGGTTCTACACCACACTTTGACTATGTTTGTGCAGAAGTCTCAAAAGGAGTTGCTCAAATTTCATTACAAAGTGAATTACCTGTAATTTTTGGAGTTTTAACTACAAACAACATTGAAGAAGCTATTGAAAGAGCCGGAACAAAAGCTGGAAATAAAGGTGCAGATGCTGCATTTTCTGCAATCGAAATGATTAATTTAATAAAAGAAATTGGATAA
- the ribD gene encoding bifunctional diaminohydroxyphosphoribosylaminopyrimidine deaminase/5-amino-6-(5-phosphoribosylamino)uracil reductase RibD, translating to MNENIDEKYMKMAIELAKKGAGLVNPNPMVGAVVVQDGKVIGTGYHKYFGGPHAEVYALDEASKNSEDLSNATIYVTLEPCSHYGKTPPCAEKIVNLGLKRCVIGSSDPNPKVAGKGIQILKNAGIEVTENVLKEECDKINQVFFKYILSKLPYLFLKCAITLDGKIATKTGNSKWITNEAAREKVQFYRNKFMGIMVGINTVLADNPSLTARIENGVNPYRIIIDPHLKTEKDYTVIKENIDEKTIIITSEKNKNSEKQLDFSENNKVKFVFLNGTKFTFKEILEKIGTLGIDSILLEGGQSLISQAFEEDVIDAGEIFIANKILGDTEGKSFIAGFDKKNMNESIVLKNVKYNVYGENVGMEFLQKSYS from the coding sequence ATGAATGAAAATATTGACGAAAAGTATATGAAAATGGCAATTGAACTGGCAAAAAAAGGTGCTGGATTAGTAAATCCCAACCCAATGGTCGGAGCTGTTGTCGTTCAAGATGGAAAAGTTATTGGAACTGGCTATCACAAGTATTTTGGTGGACCTCACGCCGAAGTTTACGCTTTAGACGAAGCTTCAAAAAATTCTGAAGATTTATCAAATGCTACGATTTATGTTACATTGGAACCTTGCTCACATTATGGAAAAACACCGCCTTGTGCAGAAAAAATTGTAAATTTAGGACTAAAAAGATGTGTTATTGGATCATCTGATCCAAATCCAAAAGTCGCTGGAAAAGGTATACAAATATTGAAAAATGCTGGAATTGAAGTTACTGAAAATGTTTTGAAAGAAGAATGCGACAAAATAAATCAAGTGTTTTTCAAATATATTCTGTCAAAATTACCATATTTATTCTTAAAATGTGCGATTACTCTAGATGGAAAAATTGCTACAAAAACAGGAAATTCCAAATGGATTACAAACGAAGCGGCACGAGAAAAAGTACAATTTTACCGAAATAAATTTATGGGAATAATGGTTGGGATAAATACTGTCCTAGCCGATAATCCAAGCCTTACTGCAAGAATTGAAAATGGTGTAAATCCATATAGAATAATTATTGATCCACATTTAAAAACTGAAAAAGATTATACTGTCATTAAAGAAAATATTGATGAAAAAACGATAATTATTACATCAGAAAAAAATAAAAATTCTGAAAAGCAGTTAGATTTTTCTGAAAATAATAAGGTTAAATTTGTATTTTTAAATGGTACAAAATTCACCTTTAAAGAAATTCTTGAAAAAATTGGAACGTTAGGAATTGACTCAATTTTACTGGAAGGTGGTCAATCACTTATTTCACAGGCATTTGAAGAAGATGTTATTGATGCTGGGGAGATTTTTATTGCTAATAAAATTTTAGGCGATACTGAAGGAAAATCTTTTATTGCTGGATTTGATAAAAAAAATATGAATGAATCTATCGTTTTGAAAAACGTAAAATATAATGTTTATGGTGAAAATGTTGGAATGGAATTTTTACAAAAAAGTTATAGTTAG
- a CDS encoding riboflavin synthase, which yields MFTGLVEETGKIIDIAKKTASIEITIRGKKVTEKAQIGDSIAVNGVCLTVTKLNGNDFTADVMFETIERSGLKRAKAGDIVNLEKSLTLMTFLGGHLVMGDVDCEAKIVSIIDKGIAKVYEFQLDKNYKNNMKYIVEKGRVTIDGASLTVIDVDDNAGIFSVSLIPHTIENITVGMKKTGDFVNIETDLFGKYVEKILKFDNFENTENKEKKSNLTMEFLQKHGF from the coding sequence ATGTTTACTGGTTTAGTTGAAGAAACTGGAAAAATCATTGATATTGCAAAAAAAACTGCAAGTATCGAAATTACAATAAGGGGGAAAAAAGTCACTGAAAAAGCACAGATTGGGGATAGTATCGCTGTAAATGGCGTATGTCTGACTGTTACAAAACTAAATGGAAATGACTTTACTGCCGATGTAATGTTTGAAACTATTGAAAGAAGCGGCTTAAAACGTGCTAAAGCTGGAGATATTGTAAATCTTGAAAAGTCACTTACACTTATGACTTTTTTAGGCGGACATCTTGTAATGGGAGATGTTGACTGTGAGGCTAAAATTGTATCAATCATAGATAAGGGGATTGCAAAAGTGTATGAATTCCAGCTGGATAAAAATTATAAAAATAATATGAAATACATTGTTGAAAAAGGACGTGTAACGATTGACGGAGCGAGCCTTACAGTAATTGATGTAGACGATAATGCTGGAATTTTCTCGGTTTCACTTATTCCACATACGATTGAAAATATTACCGTTGGAATGAAAAAAACTGGGGATTTTGTAAATATTGAAACAGATTTGTTTGGAAAATATGTTGAAAAAATATTAAAGTTTGACAATTTTGAAAACACAGAAAATAAAGAGAAAAAATCAAATTTAACAATGGAATTTTTACAAAAACATGGATTTTAA
- a CDS encoding bifunctional 3,4-dihydroxy-2-butanone-4-phosphate synthase/GTP cyclohydrolase II, translated as MSEKKMNFDSIEAAIEDLKNGIPVVVVDDEDRENEGDFVIPADAVTYETLNFIINEARGLMCVPMSKKRAEELELNPMVQHNTDYYGTAFTVSVDSLEGTTTGISAGDRLKTIKDLANPLKTAKDFRKPGHIFPLIAREGGVLERKGHTEAAVELSRLAGFSDIGVIMEILREDGEMARRNDLFEFCQKHNLKLITIDDLIVYIKKNEKLVKNEAIVDIPTQFGNFTFAGYSDEIEHKEYIAVMKGEIRNKENVTVRLHSECLTGDVFGSRRCDCQEQLHRALYELEESGEGLIIYLRQEGRGIGILNKLKAYKLQDEGYDTVEANHKLGFSDDLRDYAVAAQIIKDLGIKSIILKTNNPKKIEGLEKYGIKITGRTEIEITANNVDKNYLKVKKEKMGHLLKQNF; from the coding sequence ATGTCAGAAAAAAAGATGAATTTTGACAGCATTGAAGCTGCAATTGAAGATTTAAAAAATGGTATTCCAGTAGTGGTTGTTGACGATGAAGACAGGGAAAATGAAGGGGATTTTGTAATTCCAGCTGACGCAGTAACTTATGAAACTTTAAATTTTATAATTAATGAGGCACGTGGTCTTATGTGTGTCCCAATGTCGAAAAAACGTGCAGAAGAGCTTGAACTAAACCCAATGGTTCAACACAATACTGATTATTACGGAACTGCTTTTACAGTGTCAGTTGACTCGCTGGAAGGTACAACTACTGGAATTTCTGCAGGCGATAGACTAAAAACAATAAAAGACTTGGCAAATCCTCTAAAAACTGCAAAAGACTTTAGAAAACCAGGGCATATATTCCCGCTAATCGCACGTGAAGGTGGCGTTCTTGAAAGAAAAGGGCATACTGAAGCTGCTGTTGAATTATCTAGGCTTGCTGGATTTTCTGATATAGGCGTAATTATGGAAATTTTAAGAGAAGATGGGGAAATGGCTCGTCGAAATGACTTATTTGAATTTTGTCAAAAACATAATTTAAAATTAATTACAATTGATGATTTGATTGTTTACATAAAAAAAAACGAAAAATTAGTTAAAAATGAAGCAATTGTTGATATTCCAACACAATTTGGAAATTTTACTTTTGCAGGTTATAGCGATGAAATCGAACATAAAGAATATATTGCAGTTATGAAAGGAGAAATAAGAAATAAAGAGAATGTTACTGTCAGACTTCACTCTGAATGCCTGACAGGTGATGTTTTTGGTTCAAGACGGTGCGATTGTCAAGAGCAGCTTCATAGAGCCTTATATGAATTGGAAGAAAGTGGAGAAGGACTTATAATTTATCTACGTCAAGAAGGACGTGGAATTGGTATTTTGAACAAATTAAAGGCATATAAGCTTCAAGATGAAGGCTATGATACTGTTGAAGCAAATCATAAATTGGGATTTTCTGATGATTTAAGGGATTACGCTGTGGCAGCGCAAATTATAAAAGATTTAGGAATAAAATCTATTATTTTAAAAACTAATAATCCAAAGAAAATTGAAGGACTTGAAAAATACGGAATTAAAATTACTGGACGTACAGAAATTGAAATTACTGCAAATAATGTTGATAAAAATTATTTAAAAGTAAAAAAAGAAAAAATGGGACATTTATTGAAACAAAATTTTTAA
- a CDS encoding DUF969 domain-containing protein, translating to MNLWILIGIVIIVVGFTLKLDVLAVVLVAGIGTGFAAHMSFGEILEIIGKAFVDNRLMSIFLISLPVIAILERYGLRERSATLIENLKNATAGRILGLYMVIRSIASALSIRIGGHVQFIRPLIFPMAEAAAKSHKKEELTEKENEDLKSLSAAIENYGNFFAQNIFIGASGLLLIQTTLKENGYDVTLEKLALFSIPIGIVAIIFTFIQVYIYDKKIKAGKDGDK from the coding sequence ATGAACTTGTGGATACTTATAGGTATTGTTATTATCGTAGTAGGATTCACTTTAAAACTTGATGTTCTGGCAGTTGTACTTGTTGCAGGAATTGGAACTGGATTTGCTGCCCATATGAGCTTTGGAGAAATTCTTGAAATTATTGGAAAGGCTTTTGTTGACAATAGACTTATGTCCATTTTTTTGATTAGTTTGCCTGTTATAGCTATTTTAGAAAGATATGGGTTAAGAGAACGAAGCGCAACACTCATTGAAAATCTTAAAAATGCTACTGCTGGTAGAATTTTAGGACTTTATATGGTTATTCGTTCAATTGCGAGTGCTTTATCAATTAGAATTGGTGGACATGTGCAGTTTATCCGTCCTCTTATTTTTCCAATGGCTGAAGCCGCAGCAAAATCTCACAAAAAAGAGGAATTGACTGAAAAGGAAAACGAAGATTTGAAGAGTTTAAGTGCCGCTATTGAAAATTATGGTAACTTTTTTGCACAAAACATATTTATCGGTGCATCTGGACTTTTATTAATTCAAACAACTTTAAAAGAAAATGGATATGATGTTACATTGGAAAAATTGGCTCTATTTTCTATTCCAATTGGAATTGTTGCTATAATATTTACATTTATTCAAGTGTATATATATGACAAAAAAATAAAAGCAGGAAAGGATGGGGATAAATAA
- a CDS encoding DUF979 domain-containing protein, with product MALKETLSNIAEIIYILCGLVSVATAIRGLKNEKAKIGTFLFWFILGITFIFGKIIPYKVTGGLLIILALITITKQLQIGSFENVTAQFKLAQSERLKNKIFIPAILIGTAAFLILQFKIGKTAIPPAIGIGGGSLVALLVAMLIIKPKLSETTDDTSKLLMQIGATALLPQLLAALGVVFTKAGVGNVISQIISSVVPQGNIFIGIVIYAIGMAVFTMIMGNAFAAFSVITVGIGIPFILKHGGNPAVIGALGMTAGYCGTLITPMAANFNIVPASILEIKNKNGIIKTQLPMALALFVVHIILMLLLFGIK from the coding sequence ATGGCACTAAAAGAAACTTTAAGCAATATAGCAGAAATTATTTATATTCTTTGCGGACTTGTAAGTGTTGCCACTGCAATTAGAGGATTAAAAAATGAAAAAGCCAAAATTGGAACATTCTTATTCTGGTTTATTCTAGGAATTACATTTATTTTTGGAAAAATTATTCCATATAAAGTTACTGGTGGATTACTTATCATTTTAGCTTTAATTACTATTACAAAACAATTACAAATAGGAAGTTTTGAAAATGTAACTGCTCAATTTAAACTTGCACAAAGTGAAAGATTAAAAAACAAAATTTTTATTCCTGCAATATTAATAGGTACTGCTGCTTTTCTAATATTGCAATTTAAAATCGGAAAAACTGCAATTCCACCTGCAATCGGTATCGGTGGTGGATCTCTTGTAGCACTTTTAGTTGCAATGTTAATTATCAAACCAAAACTTAGTGAAACAACTGACGATACGTCAAAATTACTTATGCAAATTGGAGCAACTGCTCTTTTACCACAACTTCTTGCCGCACTTGGTGTTGTCTTCACAAAAGCAGGAGTTGGAAATGTTATTTCTCAAATTATATCATCAGTAGTTCCACAAGGTAACATATTTATCGGAATTGTTATCTATGCTATCGGAATGGCTGTATTTACTATGATTATGGGAAATGCTTTTGCTGCATTTTCAGTAATTACTGTTGGAATCGGTATTCCATTTATTTTAAAACATGGTGGAAATCCTGCTGTTATTGGTGCTCTAGGAATGACTGCTGGTTACTGTGGAACTCTTATAACTCCAATGGCTGCAAACTTTAATATCGTTCCAGCTTCAATACTTGAAATAAAAAATAAAAATGGAATTATTAAGACGCAACTACCTATGGCTTTAGCATTATTCGTTGTTCATATTATTCTAATGCTACTTTTATTTGGAATAAAATAA